A single region of the Chelonoidis abingdonii isolate Lonesome George chromosome 23, CheloAbing_2.0, whole genome shotgun sequence genome encodes:
- the ENO1 gene encoding alpha-enolase isoform X2 — protein sequence MSILKIHAREIFDSRGNPTVEVDLFTNKGLFRAAVPSGASTGIYEALELRDNDKTRFLGKGVSRAVKYVNEFLAPACCTQNINVVEQEKIDKLMLEMDGSENKSKFGANAILGVSLAVCKAGAAEKGVPLYRHIADLAGNPEVILPVPAFNVINGGSHAGNKLAMQEFMILPVGAESFKEAMRIGAEVYHNLKNVIKEKYGKDATNVGDEGGFAPNILENKEALELLKTAISKAGYPDKVVIGMDVAASEFYRDGKYDLDFKSPDDPSRYITPDQLADLYKSFIKSYPLVSVEDPFDQDDWSAWKKFTASVDVQVVGDDLTVTNPKRIAKAVEEKSCNCLLLKVNQIGSVTESLQACKLAQSNGWGVMVSHRSGETEDTFIADLVVGLCTGQIKTGAPCRSERLAKYNQLLRIEEELGSKARFAGRNFRNPRIN from the exons ATGTCCATACTCAAGATCCATGCTCGTGAAATCTTTGACTCACGTGGGAACCCCACTGTGGAGGTAGACCTCTTTACCAACAAAG GTCTGTTCAGAGCTGCTGTACCTAGTGGCGCCTCCACTGGAATCTATGAGGCGCTGGAACTTCGTGACAATGACAAGACTCGCTTCCTGGGAAAAG GTGTATCCAGAGCTGTTAAATATGTTAATGAGTTCCTGGCTCCAGCGTGTTGTACTCAG AACATAAATGTTGTGGAGCAAGAGAAGATTGACAAACTGATGCTGGAGATGGATGGATCAGAAAACAAGT CCAAATTTGGGGCTAATGCCATTCTGGGTGTGTCTCTGGCTGTGTGCAAAGCTGGTGCTGCTGAGAAGGGGGTCCCCCTGTATCGACACATTGCTGATCTTGCAGGAAACCCAGAAGTCATCCTGCCAGTTCCT GCTTTCAATGTGATCAATGGTGGGTCCCATGCTGGTAACAAGCTGGCCATGCAGGAGTTCATGATCCTCCCGGTTGGTGCTGAGAGCTTCAAGGAAGCCATGCGTATTGGTGCTGAGGTCTACCACAACTTGAAGAACGTCATCAAGGAGAAGTACGGAAAGGATGCGACCAATGTGGGTGATGAGGGCGGTTTTGCACCCAATATCTTGGAGAACAAAGAAG ctctggagctgctGAAGACTGCGATCAGCAAGGCCGGCTACCCTGACAAGGTGGTCATTGGGATGGATGTGGCTGCCTCAGAGTTCTATCGCGATGGAAAGTACGACCTGGACTTCAAGTCTCCTGATGACCCCAGCAGATACATCACTCCTGACCAACTGGCTGATCTGTACAAGAGCTTTATCAAGAGCTACCCAT TGGTGTCTGTTGAAGATCCCTTTGACCAGGATGACTGGTCAGCTTGGAAGAAGTTCACTGCTAGCGTGGATGTTCAGGTGGTGGGTGATGACCTGACCGTGACCAATCCTAAGCGTATTGCTAAAGCTGTGGAGGAGAAATCCTGCAACTGCCTGTTGCTCAAAGTGAACCAGATTGGCTCTGTCACGGAATCCCTGCAGGC CTGCAAGCTTGCCCAGTCCAATGGCTGGGGTGTGATGGTGAGTCACCGTTCCGGAGAGACTGAAGATACCTTCATTGCTGACCTGGTGGTTGGTCTCTGCACTGGACAG ATCAAGACTGGTGCCCCTTGCAGATCTGAGCGTCTAGCTAAGTACAATCAGCTCCTGAG AATTGAGGAGGAGCTCGGAAGCAAGGCCCGCTTTGCTGGCAGGAACTTCCGGAACCCCCGTATCAACTAA
- the ENO1 gene encoding alpha-enolase isoform X1: protein MSILKIHAREIFDSRGNPTVEVDLFTNKGLFRAAVPSGASTGIYEALELRDNDKTRFLGKGVSKAVGHVNKTIAPALISKNINVVEQEKIDKLMLEMDGSENKSKFGANAILGVSLAVCKAGAAEKGVPLYRHIADLAGNPEVILPVPAFNVINGGSHAGNKLAMQEFMILPVGAESFKEAMRIGAEVYHNLKNVIKEKYGKDATNVGDEGGFAPNILENKEALELLKTAISKAGYPDKVVIGMDVAASEFYRDGKYDLDFKSPDDPSRYITPDQLADLYKSFIKSYPLVSVEDPFDQDDWSAWKKFTASVDVQVVGDDLTVTNPKRIAKAVEEKSCNCLLLKVNQIGSVTESLQACKLAQSNGWGVMVSHRSGETEDTFIADLVVGLCTGQIKTGAPCRSERLAKYNQLLRIEEELGSKARFAGRNFRNPRIN from the exons ATGTCCATACTCAAGATCCATGCTCGTGAAATCTTTGACTCACGTGGGAACCCCACTGTGGAGGTAGACCTCTTTACCAACAAAG GTCTGTTCAGAGCTGCTGTACCTAGTGGCGCCTCCACTGGAATCTATGAGGCGCTGGAACTTCGTGACAATGACAAGACTCGCTTCCTGGGAAAAG GTGTCTCAAAAGCTGTTGGGCACGTCAATAAAACAATTGCACCTGCACTGATTAGCAAG AACATAAATGTTGTGGAGCAAGAGAAGATTGACAAACTGATGCTGGAGATGGATGGATCAGAAAACAAGT CCAAATTTGGGGCTAATGCCATTCTGGGTGTGTCTCTGGCTGTGTGCAAAGCTGGTGCTGCTGAGAAGGGGGTCCCCCTGTATCGACACATTGCTGATCTTGCAGGAAACCCAGAAGTCATCCTGCCAGTTCCT GCTTTCAATGTGATCAATGGTGGGTCCCATGCTGGTAACAAGCTGGCCATGCAGGAGTTCATGATCCTCCCGGTTGGTGCTGAGAGCTTCAAGGAAGCCATGCGTATTGGTGCTGAGGTCTACCACAACTTGAAGAACGTCATCAAGGAGAAGTACGGAAAGGATGCGACCAATGTGGGTGATGAGGGCGGTTTTGCACCCAATATCTTGGAGAACAAAGAAG ctctggagctgctGAAGACTGCGATCAGCAAGGCCGGCTACCCTGACAAGGTGGTCATTGGGATGGATGTGGCTGCCTCAGAGTTCTATCGCGATGGAAAGTACGACCTGGACTTCAAGTCTCCTGATGACCCCAGCAGATACATCACTCCTGACCAACTGGCTGATCTGTACAAGAGCTTTATCAAGAGCTACCCAT TGGTGTCTGTTGAAGATCCCTTTGACCAGGATGACTGGTCAGCTTGGAAGAAGTTCACTGCTAGCGTGGATGTTCAGGTGGTGGGTGATGACCTGACCGTGACCAATCCTAAGCGTATTGCTAAAGCTGTGGAGGAGAAATCCTGCAACTGCCTGTTGCTCAAAGTGAACCAGATTGGCTCTGTCACGGAATCCCTGCAGGC CTGCAAGCTTGCCCAGTCCAATGGCTGGGGTGTGATGGTGAGTCACCGTTCCGGAGAGACTGAAGATACCTTCATTGCTGACCTGGTGGTTGGTCTCTGCACTGGACAG ATCAAGACTGGTGCCCCTTGCAGATCTGAGCGTCTAGCTAAGTACAATCAGCTCCTGAG AATTGAGGAGGAGCTCGGAAGCAAGGCCCGCTTTGCTGGCAGGAACTTCCGGAACCCCCGTATCAACTAA